The genomic window cactcgacaattttcagtgtttttgcggtttttttacaTCTTAAACGTGTAAATTTAGCAAcgcatctttctactgtactaattgatggcgaaaagtctgAACTCTTCCAACAGTCggtcaaatatttgttttgcttttaaaccttatAGTCCGTAAGCCAGCGACAGATTTTCACGACCAAGTTCCTCTcagtcgatatctcgtaaactaCCTCAGATAGTTGCATTATGAAGGGTTGTGAACGTCAGCTGCGGCTCCGAGGGTGGGTTGAGCAGTTATAGCCACCCTcgctcgtaaaaaaaaaaattatttttagtcattTCCTCCCAATTAAAACATTGATCAAATTAAAGTTagactaatattttgaagaaataaaatcgtCAGCTGATTATAAAGTGGTGGATTATACGTCAGCTGGTCAcacaaatatggaaaaaaaaatattttttcagtgatttcctcccaaacgaaaatttatcagatgatagtttatgtattgtttttaataaataaatacgtcaGCTGGCTATATGTCGGTGGAATGTGCGTCAGCTGATGCCCTGAAGGTGTAACGTAGGAGCTAGTCGGAAACATTTATAGCCTAAGTAAATGTATCAGCTGACGAGTTTTCCCCCAACATActgccagctgatttgttttattacttacaggatcatttcaacaatccgcacaaacatttcttttcgggaggaaatgacgtacttgaagttattcaacattacatttaatgtgcaaactgaaatgtataattttatggcaatgtttcgattaaatcaaattttttatgggaACTTTCCGATTCTtaagaatagaaataaataaatattttgttaagtaaatcaactaatttataatttttcagtacttaAATGAATAATGTTTAAgatttaatacaaaaagttatttaattatgtttggtaatttaatcattttcattttcgcttCTGTTCATCTCACTTTCTTCTCTTTATGACTCACTGTCAGAGTCGCTGTCAGAGCTGTTTTCCACCATGTCTTCATTATCGTCAtctgtttaaaaatacaaaaaataatttaggacacaggtttaaaaaaaataaaatttaaaaaaaattcttacctTCTTCTGATTGAGTTATTTGATCAATGGATGTTGGTAACTGAGTACCAGAAAACCACATGAATTCATATCTGTTATTTATTTCTACCCAGCCATAGTCAGAAGGCTCATTGACAGTTGGTACTTTCAGGTGTGCTTGAGACCAAATTTCCGAAATATAACACGTCCTTAGAAAATGATTATATAATTCCGTTTTGCACGGCGGAAGAGATGAGCCATCAATACCTTTCTTAGGTAATCGAAACGAATTGTCATTATCAAGAAATTTGTATGTCTTTTGAAACAATGCTACTCCCGCctcatttataaactttaatcgTTTCAAACCATATACATTACATACAAACTCttgtattttgtcaaaaaagtcaaGTCTCTTCTCAGATGGTTGTGACAATTGGATGAAACATTCAGTGAATTCTTCAGATTTTGACATTATTGAAAATGGGCGGTTTTTGCCCTTCTTAAAAAAGGCCGGGTTGTAATCGCATCCTGTGAATGCGTGAAATGCAAGAAGCGCTGCACTTAAATTTACTCCTAATGCTTTATGTAATTCTGTTATGTTGATAAATCTGTGATTTTTTCCGACGCCGACTTCCATACAAATTTGGATATCTTCTGCAATATTACCCATATTGGCTAACATAATTATTAATACGTCAGTATCCGAGCAACATAACAGAATTACATAAAGCATTAGGAGTAAATTTAAGTGCAGCGCTTCTTGCATTTCACGCATTCACAGGATGCGATTACAACCCGGCCTTTTTTAAGAAGGGCAAAAACCGCCCATTTTCAATAATGTCAAAATCTGAAGAATTCACTGAATGTTTCATCCAATTGTCACAACCATCTGAGAAGAGACttgacttttttgacaaaatacaaGAGTTTGTATGTAATGTATATGGTTTGAAAcgattaaagtttataaatgagGCGGGAGTAGCATTGTTTCAAAAGACATACAAATTTCTTGATAATGACAATTCGTTTCGATTACCTAAGAAAGGTATTGATGGCTCATCTCTTCCGCCGTGCAAAACGGAATTATATAATCATTTTCTAAGGACGTGTTATATTTCGGAAATTTGGTCTCAAGCACACCTGAAAGTACCAACTGTCAATGAGCCTTCTGACTATGGCTGGGTAGAAATAAATAACAGATATGAATTCATGTGGTTTTCCGGTACTCAGTTACCAACATCCATTGATCAAATAACTCAATCAGAAGAaggtaagaattttttttaaattttattttttttaaacctgtgtcctaaattattttttgtatttttaaacagaTGACGATAATGAAGACATGGTGGAAAACAGCTCTGACAGCGACTCTGACAGTGAGTCATAAAGAGAAGAAAGTGAGATGAGCAGaagcgaaaatgaaaatgattaaattaccaaacataattaaataactttttgtattaaatcTTAAACATTATTCATTtaagtactgaaaaattataaattagttgatttacttaacaaaatatttatttatttctattcttaAGAATCGGAAAGTtcccataaaaaatttgatttaatcgaaacattgccataaaattatacatttcagtttgcacattaaatgtaatgttgaataacttcaagtacgtcatttcctcccgaaaagaaatgtttgtgcggattgttgaaatgatcctgtaagtaataaaacaaatcagctggcagTATGTTGGGGGAAAACTCGTCAGCTGATACATTTACTTAGGCTATAAATGTTTCCGACTAGCTCCTACGTTACACCTTCAGGGCATCAGCTGACGCACATTCCACCGACATATAGCCAGCtgacgtatttatttattaaaaacaatacataaactatcatctgataaattttcgtttgggaggaaatcactgaaaaaatattttttttttccatatttgtgTGACCAGCTGACGTATAATCCACCACTTTATAATCAGCTGacgattttatttcttcaaaatattagtctaactttaatttgatcaatgttttaatcgggaggaaatgactaaaaataattttttttttttacgtgcgaGGGTGGCTATAACTGCTCAACCCACCCTCGGAGCCGCAGCTGACGTTCACAACCCTTCATAATGCAACTATCTGAGGtagtttacgagatatcgactgAGAGGAAATGACTGACAAAAATTAGCACCTGGCTCACGGACTAttacaaaaaggaaaatttaatcTCTGCGCGAGAAAATTTCCACTGTAGAAAATATTGTAACACGTCGATATTAAATGGCTtctaaacaaagaatgaattgaccgatcgaaatgaaacttcacaagCGTTCATATGAAAAGTGTGccaatataacaaaataaatttggctAGTAGCAAAGCCCTCCCCTTTCGAACCGCGAAATGTTTTGAACACCCTAGTAATTTGCACAGTTGTGTATGTAAGCTTACGTGTATGAATAGCAATGGCTTATCTCGTGTGACTTGTTTTtcagtataaaaaatttcaaacatattaaaaataaatgttttaaggaATGAACTCAACGGCTGCTTTACAAGGTCAGCTTTTTTATAAGTTctttaatttgttattgttgttgttttttggtaTGTAATAGAATCACCTATAAGCAAATTAAATCTAACTGAATGTTTGTAAATCTTATGCTTGTAATCAGTAAGCCCTCTCTAGTCTCAAATAAAGTCTTTCAGCGGTGAATTCTCACTGTTTACTTCTGAGCATGCAGCCTCTGCTTACTAGCCTTTATTCTCAAAAAAGAACAGTTTCAATTTTGTCAAA from Anastrepha ludens isolate Willacy chromosome 5, idAnaLude1.1, whole genome shotgun sequence includes these protein-coding regions:
- the LOC128864653 gene encoding uncharacterized protein LOC128864653, with translation MSKSEEFTECFIQLSQPSEKRLDFFDKIQEFVCNVYGLKRLKFINEAGVALFQKTYKFLDNDNSFRLPKKGIDGSSLPPCKTELYNHFLRTCYISEIWSQAHLKVPTVNEPSDYGWVEINNRYEFMWFSGTQLPTSIDQITQSEEDDDNEDMVENSSDSDSDILHCIIYCCLKRCEKKRANELESYAASQPEDTKYMPHTLDTALYVSKERRASKRVEPPRVPARTQIGNGTDSNRNSDVTIPLYVNHTDEDADKLRFVSSYELYFDGQRFLD